A region of Longimicrobiales bacterium DNA encodes the following proteins:
- a CDS encoding DegT/DnrJ/EryC1/StrS family aminotransferase has product MVIPTLTAGQRELDAEAGSHGWRHQLPVYAPLSPGALARAVGSAVIPGADPRARLRSLLVRDFHADGALLTDSGTHALQLAIRTALAATGARRIVALPAFTCYDVATAAVGAEATVALYDIDPATLAPDPASLEAALKNGAGVVVVSPLYGVPVDWDAIEMLARPYGALVIEDAAQGHGATWGDRPLGAHGRLSVLSFGRGKGWTGGAGGALLWRGDGAPPVADLPPNGALSTARTLVAATAQWALGRPSLYHFPASLPWLELGETHYREPSPACGPGRSVAALVLATREAARREAAARRERAASIIDRLGADVVTIRIPAGGDAGYLRLPVRIPGRAAALVRQLHQLGVAPSYPTTLAELPAIRARLAAGNPAGTAGADALVRDLLTLPTHSRLRDGELRSITSAIRT; this is encoded by the coding sequence GTGGTGATTCCGACGCTCACGGCCGGACAGCGGGAGCTCGACGCGGAGGCCGGCTCGCATGGCTGGCGCCATCAGCTGCCCGTGTATGCGCCTCTGTCACCGGGCGCGCTCGCCCGCGCCGTCGGCTCCGCCGTCATCCCCGGCGCGGACCCGCGCGCCCGGCTTCGGTCGCTGCTGGTCCGTGACTTCCACGCCGACGGCGCGCTCCTCACCGACAGCGGCACGCATGCGCTTCAGCTCGCGATCCGCACGGCCCTGGCTGCGACGGGTGCGCGCCGGATCGTCGCGCTCCCGGCCTTCACGTGCTACGACGTCGCAACGGCCGCCGTCGGCGCGGAGGCCACAGTCGCCCTGTACGACATCGATCCCGCGACGCTCGCGCCCGATCCCGCCTCACTGGAAGCGGCACTGAAAAACGGCGCAGGCGTGGTCGTGGTGTCGCCGCTCTACGGCGTCCCCGTGGACTGGGACGCCATAGAAATGCTCGCCCGCCCCTATGGCGCGCTGGTCATCGAGGACGCCGCGCAGGGCCATGGCGCCACGTGGGGCGACCGGCCGCTCGGTGCGCACGGTCGACTGAGCGTGCTCAGCTTCGGCCGGGGCAAGGGGTGGACGGGGGGCGCCGGCGGTGCCCTCCTGTGGCGCGGCGACGGAGCGCCGCCTGTTGCGGATCTGCCTCCGAACGGAGCGCTCTCCACGGCCCGCACGCTCGTCGCGGCGACCGCGCAGTGGGCCCTCGGACGGCCTTCGCTCTATCATTTTCCCGCATCACTGCCATGGCTCGAATTGGGCGAAACCCACTATCGAGAGCCGTCCCCGGCCTGCGGTCCCGGGCGCAGCGTGGCCGCGCTGGTGCTGGCTACACGCGAGGCCGCTCGGCGCGAAGCGGCTGCCCGCCGGGAACGCGCAGCCTCGATCATCGACCGTCTCGGCGCGGACGTGGTCACGATCCGCATACCGGCTGGCGGCGACGCCGGATACCTGCGTCTGCCCGTGCGGATACCCGGACGCGCCGCCGCCCTCGTGCGGCAGCTCCACCAGCTGGGCGTCGCACCTTCCTATCCCACGACGCTCGCCGAGCTTCCGGCCATACGCGCCAGACTGGCCGCCGGAAACCCTGCCGGAACAGCCGGCGCAGATGCGCTCGTTCGCGATCTCCTCACGCTCCCGACCCACAGCCGGCTGCGCGACGGCGAGCTCCGCAGCATCACGTCGGCAATCCGGACCTGA
- a CDS encoding FemAB family XrtA/PEP-CTERM system-associated protein, with protein MSTVTTHPVQLRVARADRDDTHWDAFVREAPESTFCQLSGWRGIVEDVLGREYLPLVAVTMDGAWQGVLPLVRVRTPLLGHSLISMPYVNYGGPLGTPAAQRVLMDAAVAEAQRSGAGVLQVRCRPPLPSRAAADEKKVMVLLDLPDTPEALWSQFPSKVRSQIRRPQKEGMTFRVGPDQLDAFYTVFARNMRDLGTPVYSRRFFEAVAATFPEVVFGAIYHQGRPIGAAAGFIWKGEFEITWASCIRDYNRLAPNMLLYWSFMEEMIGRGVRVFNFGRSTPGASTHRFKKQWGGRDVPLRWLEWTARPRTSSSPSRLVRAASSAWQRLPLPVANRIGPPLASRLPWW; from the coding sequence ATGAGCACCGTCACCACCCACCCTGTACAGTTGCGGGTCGCGCGCGCGGACCGCGACGACACGCACTGGGACGCGTTCGTCCGGGAAGCGCCGGAGAGTACGTTCTGTCAGCTTTCCGGCTGGCGCGGCATTGTCGAAGACGTGCTCGGCCGTGAGTACCTGCCGCTTGTAGCCGTGACCATGGACGGGGCCTGGCAGGGCGTCCTGCCTCTCGTACGGGTCCGCACACCGCTGCTCGGCCACTCGCTGATCTCCATGCCCTACGTCAACTATGGCGGTCCGCTCGGAACGCCGGCGGCCCAGCGCGTCCTCATGGACGCCGCGGTGGCGGAGGCGCAGCGGTCGGGCGCCGGCGTACTCCAGGTCCGATGCCGCCCTCCGCTGCCGAGCCGTGCGGCGGCGGATGAGAAGAAGGTGATGGTTCTGCTCGACCTGCCGGACACGCCGGAGGCGCTGTGGTCGCAGTTCCCGAGCAAGGTGCGCAGCCAGATCCGGCGGCCGCAGAAGGAAGGCATGACGTTCCGGGTCGGACCGGACCAGCTGGATGCGTTCTATACCGTGTTCGCGCGCAACATGCGGGACCTGGGCACGCCGGTGTACTCGCGCCGCTTCTTCGAGGCCGTGGCCGCGACGTTCCCGGAGGTCGTGTTCGGCGCCATCTATCACCAGGGACGCCCGATCGGAGCGGCCGCCGGCTTCATATGGAAGGGCGAGTTCGAGATCACCTGGGCATCGTGCATCCGCGACTACAACCGGCTCGCTCCGAACATGCTCCTGTACTGGAGCTTCATGGAGGAGATGATCGGGCGCGGTGTGCGCGTCTTCAATTTCGGACGCAGCACGCCCGGCGCGAGCACGCACCGCTTCAAGAAACAATGGGGCGGCCGCGACGTTCCGCTCCGCTGGCTCGAGTGGACGGCCCGGCCGCGCACGTCCTCATCACCGTCACGCCTCGTGCGCGCGGCCTCCTCCGCCTGGCAGCGCCTTCCGCTCCCCGTCGCCAACCGGATCGGTCCTCCGCTCGCCAGCCGACTCCCCTGGTGGTGA
- a CDS encoding XrtA system polysaccharide deacetylase yields MELVAVHHFTIDVEEHFQVTALERAVPRTGWADQPSRVAGSTRALLSLMARHGARGTFFILGWVAERQPELVREVASGGHEIASHGWDHARVPTQTPEQFRQSIRRTRALLEDLTGQQVYGFRAPSFSIIPGTEWALDILIEEGHRYDSSLFPIRRRGYGYPSAARDTHWIERPSGRLAEVPPATVRVGSTNLPAGGGGYFRLLPYALTQAAFTQAEQRNAPATFYIHPWELDVDQPRVKVPPLTRVRHYGGLRRTAPRLERLLGTYRFQPIAETLDLLAPATQ; encoded by the coding sequence ATGGAGCTGGTGGCGGTTCATCACTTCACGATCGACGTGGAAGAGCATTTCCAGGTCACGGCGCTGGAGCGGGCGGTCCCGCGCACGGGCTGGGCCGACCAGCCGAGCCGCGTTGCGGGGAGCACGCGTGCGCTGTTGAGCCTGATGGCGCGACATGGCGCGCGCGGCACTTTTTTTATACTGGGCTGGGTCGCCGAGCGGCAGCCGGAGCTGGTGCGGGAGGTGGCGTCGGGAGGCCACGAGATCGCCTCGCACGGTTGGGATCACGCCCGCGTACCGACACAGACACCTGAGCAGTTCCGGCAGTCGATCCGGCGGACGCGTGCGCTGCTCGAGGACCTGACGGGACAGCAGGTGTATGGCTTCCGGGCCCCGAGCTTTTCGATCATCCCGGGAACCGAGTGGGCGCTGGACATCCTGATTGAAGAGGGGCATCGCTACGATTCGAGTCTGTTCCCGATCCGGCGCCGGGGGTACGGCTACCCGTCGGCAGCGCGGGACACGCACTGGATCGAACGCCCGAGCGGCCGGCTGGCGGAGGTCCCTCCGGCCACGGTGCGGGTGGGAAGCACGAACCTGCCGGCGGGAGGCGGAGGCTATTTCCGGCTGCTGCCGTATGCACTGACGCAGGCGGCGTTCACGCAGGCGGAGCAGCGGAACGCCCCGGCTACATTCTACATCCATCCATGGGAGCTCGACGTCGACCAGCCGCGCGTGAAGGTGCCGCCGCTCACGCGGGTTCGCCACTATGGCGGGCTGCGTCGGACGGCGCCGCGGCTCGAACGTCTGCTCGGAACCTACAGATTTCAGCCGATCGCGGAAACGCTCGATCTGCTGGCGCCTGCAACGCAGTAG